In Pseudobdellovibrionaceae bacterium, the following proteins share a genomic window:
- a CDS encoding MipA/OmpV family protein: MDLIRNWTGRLLISVFLWASHSPEALAKVRPWETDLPLYEVGLAGAVFYLQDYPAADQGRLRALALPYVYYRGKVLRADDEGGIRGKVMEKDRIEFDLSASAAFPANSEDNKARGGMPDLDWIGEVGPRLRVHIMEDENVRLDFNMPVRYVFSTDFTRMDDRGYLFQPQLALHVENVWQEEWDLTFLFSAQFASDQLMDYFYEVPAEFATPERPSFQAKGGLLGNNLVVGVSREVKPKFTVFCGIKVDYYGLSVNRRSPLFKDPWNSAFAVGFSYQMYESVERAGDWF; encoded by the coding sequence TTGGATCTAATCCGCAACTGGACAGGACGCCTGTTGATATCGGTATTTCTTTGGGCCAGTCACTCGCCGGAGGCTCTGGCCAAGGTGCGGCCCTGGGAAACTGATCTTCCCCTTTACGAAGTCGGTCTCGCCGGTGCCGTGTTTTATCTCCAGGACTACCCAGCTGCGGATCAAGGTCGTTTACGGGCTTTGGCCCTTCCCTATGTCTATTATCGTGGAAAAGTTCTACGCGCCGACGATGAAGGTGGTATACGCGGCAAGGTGATGGAAAAGGACCGGATTGAGTTTGACCTGAGTGCCTCGGCGGCATTTCCAGCTAATAGCGAAGACAATAAAGCCCGCGGTGGAATGCCTGATCTGGATTGGATCGGTGAGGTGGGCCCGCGTCTTCGTGTGCACATTATGGAAGATGAAAATGTTCGGTTGGACTTCAATATGCCCGTTCGTTATGTGTTTTCCACGGACTTTACCCGTATGGACGATCGAGGTTATCTGTTTCAGCCTCAATTGGCATTACATGTGGAAAACGTATGGCAGGAAGAATGGGATCTGACCTTTCTTTTTTCTGCCCAGTTCGCCAGCGATCAATTGATGGATTATTTCTATGAGGTCCCCGCCGAATTTGCCACCCCCGAGCGTCCGAGCTTTCAGGCTAAAGGTGGACTCCTTGGCAACAATTTGGTGGTCGGCGTCTCCCGCGAAGTAAAACCCAAATTCACCGTCTTTTGCGGCATCAAGGTGGATTACTACGGACTTTCGGTCAATCGCCGCAGTCCCTTGTTCAAGGATCCGTGGAACTCGGCCTTTGCGGTGGGGTTTAGCTACCAGATGTATGAGTCGGTCGAGAGAGCGGGGGATTGGTTTTAA
- a CDS encoding response regulator: MALRVLLADESSTIKKVFQLALQDYAVEVKSVNLGVDVLPVAQKFQPDIVFADVLLQKQSGYEVSAELKSDSQLQRTPVVLMWSGFMELDQDKFEASGANAQLEKPFDVQALRKLIQNLVPKTHSQDLSKFLKFPKMPEFVDGRKPAGKPMAPPTAPPVESPVEEMQTSSDWSMEDFADVPEVPEAPNLVRDRDERPDDVAGFEQVTLSGPPPAGNAPPPIPGNRDEELLVDSPEDSESNWEQEDLTRFRIKIPDEDQMDTPDVTYPDPEDSLEQVHLLNEVSEPIERTSDITATRAPSTGPADDLLEDNSVPIVTSSPGGSEDSDLELELEDVATEEPDEGELAPLRRIDPARVEEIVKAQIEEFMRDKVAEHLEEVIWKVVPELAERIIERELKRLLEDFEPQQYR, translated from the coding sequence ATGGCTTTGCGCGTCTTGCTCGCCGATGAGAGCAGCACCATCAAAAAAGTTTTTCAGCTGGCACTCCAGGACTACGCTGTTGAGGTCAAGTCGGTCAATTTGGGAGTGGATGTCCTCCCCGTGGCCCAAAAGTTCCAGCCAGATATCGTGTTTGCCGATGTGCTGCTGCAAAAGCAAAGTGGCTATGAGGTCAGTGCGGAGCTGAAGTCTGACTCCCAACTGCAAAGAACTCCGGTGGTCTTGATGTGGAGTGGCTTTATGGAGCTCGATCAAGACAAGTTTGAGGCCTCGGGAGCCAACGCCCAATTGGAAAAGCCTTTTGATGTCCAGGCTCTGCGTAAGTTGATTCAAAATCTGGTGCCCAAGACCCACAGTCAGGATTTGTCCAAGTTTTTGAAGTTTCCCAAAATGCCTGAGTTTGTGGATGGGAGAAAGCCGGCTGGCAAACCAATGGCTCCCCCGACGGCGCCACCAGTTGAATCCCCGGTGGAAGAAATGCAGACCTCCTCGGACTGGTCGATGGAAGATTTCGCCGATGTGCCTGAGGTTCCCGAAGCACCAAATCTTGTGCGTGATCGGGATGAACGACCTGATGACGTTGCGGGCTTTGAGCAGGTCACCCTTTCCGGGCCGCCACCTGCTGGCAATGCCCCTCCGCCCATTCCCGGCAATCGGGACGAGGAATTGTTGGTCGATTCTCCTGAGGACAGCGAATCCAATTGGGAACAAGAAGACCTCACCCGCTTTCGGATTAAGATTCCTGATGAAGACCAAATGGACACTCCCGATGTCACCTATCCTGACCCGGAGGACTCCCTAGAACAGGTTCATTTGCTAAATGAAGTGAGCGAACCGATCGAACGGACATCTGACATCACCGCCACAAGGGCTCCTTCGACTGGGCCCGCCGATGACCTGCTAGAGGATAATTCCGTTCCTATCGTTACCTCCTCCCCTGGTGGGTCCGAAGACTCAGACCTAGAGTTGGAGCTGGAAGATGTGGCAACTGAAGAGCCGGATGAGGGCGAATTGGCTCCTTTACGCCGCATTGACCCAGCCAGAGTTGAAGAAATCGTGAAGGCGCAAATTGAGGAATTCATGCGTGACAAAGTCGCTGAACATCTGGAAGAAGTGATCTGGAAAGTCGTTCCGGAGCTGGCGGAGCGAATTATCGAACGCGAACTCAAGCGGCTCTTAGAGGATTTTGAACCCCAGCAATATCGCTAG
- a CDS encoding c-type cytochrome → MRQLLLGGFPLFVTLLALSCGATHDLGELEGGDPSFLSQVKTKLDQPEQIVFSDVQALVFQENCLECHNTRDKKDGISLSSFSEAFGASAQRKILVPYEPDRSSLMTSLLVPSGKRHMPPFDKPQLKPDQIELVRQWIKHGAKQEVSDQVKREPSLKEQLQPYFLDPASIDYPVVQKFLFKDSCIKCHSKESEGVDRDVLRYSANLTNYQTLFHPALTVVKKGHPEESSIFKSIAIHQSMPPGKEGYDLVPSVLVKLLRLWILNCAVEDKDRVDDERPVSDPENPEKIRLCEDQ, encoded by the coding sequence GTGAGGCAACTGCTCTTAGGGGGATTCCCGCTTTTTGTGACCCTGCTGGCATTGTCCTGCGGGGCCACTCATGATCTGGGGGAACTTGAAGGGGGAGATCCCAGCTTTCTTTCCCAGGTCAAAACCAAGTTGGATCAACCGGAGCAGATTGTTTTCTCAGATGTGCAAGCTCTTGTCTTTCAGGAAAACTGTCTCGAGTGTCACAACACCCGAGACAAAAAAGATGGCATCAGCTTGTCGAGTTTTAGTGAAGCCTTCGGGGCCAGTGCTCAGCGCAAGATCCTGGTTCCCTACGAACCCGACCGCAGTAGTTTGATGACTTCTCTTCTTGTGCCCAGTGGTAAGCGCCACATGCCGCCCTTTGATAAACCTCAGTTGAAACCTGATCAAATTGAACTCGTCCGTCAGTGGATTAAACACGGAGCCAAACAGGAGGTCAGTGATCAGGTGAAGAGAGAGCCCAGCCTCAAGGAGCAACTGCAACCCTACTTTCTCGATCCAGCCTCGATTGACTACCCGGTGGTGCAAAAGTTTCTATTTAAGGACTCTTGCATCAAGTGCCACTCCAAGGAGAGCGAGGGAGTGGATCGGGATGTGCTTAGGTATTCTGCCAATCTGACCAACTATCAAACTCTCTTTCACCCAGCGCTCACCGTCGTCAAAAAGGGCCATCCTGAGGAAAGCTCCATTTTTAAATCCATAGCCATTCATCAAAGCATGCCGCCCGGCAAGGAAGGCTATGACCTAGTTCCCAGCGTGCTGGTGAAGCTTCTGCGCCTGTGGATTCTCAACTGTGCGGTCGAGGACAAAGACCGAGTCGACGACGAAAGGCCGGTCAGCGACCCGGAAAACCCGGAAAAAATTCGACTGTGCGAGGATCAGTAG
- a CDS encoding methionyl-tRNA formyltransferase, whose translation MSVIRTVFLGTPDIARHCLESLLKDDHYNVVGVLTQPDRPSGRKMKLTPSPVKELAEANGIPVLTPERVKDPQVLAEIESWGGEAAVVVAFGQILPQEFLDLYPRQVVNVHTSLLPRWRGAAPIQRSVMAGEAETGVSLQVMVKKLDAGDVIGVRRIAIGDDMNAVDLHEAMKPLAADLLSVDFMDYLRGNLVPVVQDESLVTYAHKIDKAESLIDWRRPAMEIRNQMRGLALGPGVYTTREGKKLKIHQAEVIPIKKTANPGEVIEVDADSFVVASGGDALRVNSVQPESRAQMSVKDYLRGYPLKPGEKLGD comes from the coding sequence GTGAGTGTCATTCGCACCGTATTTCTTGGAACTCCCGATATTGCCCGGCACTGCTTGGAGTCTCTGCTGAAGGATGACCATTACAATGTGGTGGGTGTTCTGACCCAACCTGACCGCCCCAGTGGGCGCAAGATGAAACTCACACCTTCTCCGGTAAAAGAGCTGGCCGAGGCCAACGGCATCCCGGTGCTAACTCCAGAAAGAGTCAAAGACCCCCAGGTCTTGGCCGAAATTGAATCTTGGGGCGGTGAGGCTGCCGTGGTGGTAGCCTTTGGACAAATTCTGCCCCAGGAGTTTTTGGATCTTTATCCTCGCCAAGTGGTGAATGTTCATACTAGCTTGCTTCCTCGCTGGCGCGGGGCGGCTCCCATTCAGCGGTCGGTGATGGCGGGAGAGGCGGAGACCGGGGTGTCCCTGCAAGTGATGGTCAAAAAGTTGGATGCGGGAGACGTGATTGGTGTCAGGCGCATTGCCATTGGCGATGACATGAATGCCGTGGATTTGCACGAGGCCATGAAACCATTGGCGGCCGATCTTTTGTCTGTGGACTTCATGGATTATTTGCGGGGCAATCTGGTCCCGGTGGTCCAGGATGAATCCCTGGTAACCTACGCCCATAAAATCGACAAGGCCGAAAGCCTGATTGATTGGCGCCGTCCGGCAATGGAGATCCGCAACCAAATGCGCGGTTTGGCGCTGGGCCCCGGAGTGTATACGACACGGGAAGGAAAGAAGCTCAAAATCCATCAAGCCGAGGTGATCCCGATCAAAAAAACGGCCAATCCAGGAGAGGTGATCGAGGTTGACGCAGACTCTTTTGTCGTGGCATCTGGTGGGGATGCCTTGAGAGTTAATAGCGTGCAACCGGAGTCGCGCGCGCAGATGTCGGTGAAAGATTATTTGCGCGGCTACCCCCTCAAGCCTGGAGAAAAGTTGGGTGACTGA
- a CDS encoding YceI family protein — MTVGFGKQLSLLVAAVAVTLMTQTASAAAVAQAGQYEIDGAHTNIGFEVSHLGFSLVVGRFNTFSGHIQFNPNGESSVVAEIDVASVDTNQKRRDQHLRSPDFFDASRFPKMRYQSTSVDYDQDGNPKTVHGTLSLHGVEKEVSLAVTPIGAGQDPFGDVRTGYQAKALIKRSDFGMSNLLAVAGDEVAITINIEGILQ; from the coding sequence ATGACAGTAGGATTTGGAAAACAATTATCTTTGTTGGTGGCGGCAGTAGCCGTGACCTTGATGACGCAAACGGCGTCGGCGGCAGCAGTGGCCCAGGCCGGACAGTATGAAATCGATGGGGCTCACACCAATATTGGTTTTGAAGTCAGTCACTTGGGGTTTAGCTTGGTGGTGGGAAGGTTTAACACCTTTTCTGGCCACATCCAGTTTAACCCCAATGGTGAATCGAGTGTCGTGGCCGAAATTGACGTGGCCAGTGTGGACACCAATCAGAAAAGGCGGGATCAGCACTTGCGCAGCCCGGACTTCTTTGATGCCAGTCGCTTTCCTAAAATGCGTTACCAATCGACTTCAGTGGACTACGACCAGGACGGAAACCCTAAAACTGTTCACGGCACCTTGAGCCTTCATGGTGTCGAAAAAGAAGTGAGTCTTGCCGTTACCCCTATCGGGGCCGGGCAGGATCCTTTTGGCGATGTGAGAACGGGGTACCAGGCCAAGGCTCTGATCAAACGTTCGGACTTTGGCATGAGCAATCTATTGGCCGTGGCCGGAGACGAAGTGGCCATTACTATTAACATCGAAGGAATCCTTCAGTGA
- a CDS encoding ribulose-phosphate 3-epimerase, whose product MTESFLIAPSILSADFSILKEEIKKIEEAGADWVHVDVMDGHFVPNLTIGAPVVKSLRPVTKIPLDVHLMIEEPEKYVDDFISAGANYLTIHVEATKDPAAVLKSIREKGCKPGITLRPATPVEDILSLIPLVDLVLVMTVNPGFGGQSFMADQVPKIDRIRAEIAKLGSQALIEVDGGINAETARQCAQADVLVAGSYVFKNDYAWAIEALKGARG is encoded by the coding sequence GTGACTGAGAGTTTTCTAATTGCGCCGAGTATTCTGTCGGCGGACTTTTCAATCTTAAAAGAAGAAATCAAAAAAATCGAAGAGGCCGGAGCCGATTGGGTCCATGTGGACGTCATGGACGGACACTTTGTTCCGAACCTGACCATTGGCGCTCCAGTGGTGAAGTCCTTGCGCCCGGTGACCAAGATCCCATTGGATGTTCACCTGATGATCGAGGAGCCAGAAAAATATGTAGATGATTTTATCTCGGCTGGTGCTAACTATCTGACCATTCACGTCGAGGCGACCAAAGATCCAGCTGCGGTTTTAAAGTCCATTCGTGAAAAGGGCTGTAAGCCCGGGATCACCTTGCGGCCGGCCACTCCGGTTGAAGACATTTTGTCTCTAATACCATTGGTGGACCTGGTATTGGTCATGACGGTTAATCCTGGTTTTGGAGGTCAGTCTTTTATGGCCGATCAGGTGCCGAAGATCGATCGCATTCGCGCCGAGATTGCCAAGCTGGGCTCTCAGGCCTTGATTGAGGTCGATGGTGGCATCAATGCCGAAACCGCCCGTCAGTGTGCTCAGGCCGATGTCTTGGTTGCCGGTTCCTATGTCTTCAAAAACGATTATGCTTGGGCAATTGAAGCCTTAAAGGGAGCACGGGGATGA
- the hutH gene encoding histidine ammonia-lyase: MEITGQDIDMEQVWQIAYCLPVMKVGLSPDAAEKMQISRRYITDRMERGDVMYGVNTGFGAFSDVKISHEDTIQLQKNLIRSHCTGVGQPFSKPESRAIMFLRANALARGHSGIRVEVVEKILEFLNHDVVPVIPQQGSVGASGDLAPLSHLALALMGEGEVWDGKKHIPSMDLLNKKGIAPLELQAKEGLSLINGCQVMTAVGLLNCYEARRLAWMVDLGGAMSLEALQGSRKAFDPLIASERPHPGEAKTARNLLKLLGPTSQIGENHASCTRVQDAYSLRCMPAVHGAAKDTLRNTCRTLEIEANSSTDNPLVFAEENKVLSCGNFHGEPVAFALDFLGIAMSAMSSISECRIEKLINPAMSGLPAFLAPKGGLNSGMMIVQVSAASLVSENKILSHPASVDSIPTSADKEDHVSMGTIASRKLGQIVRNAENIVAMELLCASQGLGLLAPMKAAAGVNAAYETIRQSVPFAEEDRVFYRDIEAIKEMIRSEDLLNSIHNSVGDLEW, from the coding sequence ATTGAAATCACCGGACAAGATATCGACATGGAACAGGTGTGGCAGATCGCCTATTGTCTGCCGGTCATGAAAGTGGGCTTGTCACCTGATGCGGCTGAGAAAATGCAAATCTCCCGCCGCTACATCACCGACCGCATGGAGCGGGGAGATGTGATGTATGGGGTGAATACAGGTTTTGGTGCCTTCAGTGATGTGAAGATTTCCCATGAGGACACGATTCAGCTGCAAAAAAATCTCATTCGCTCTCATTGCACGGGTGTGGGGCAGCCGTTTTCCAAACCTGAATCTCGGGCCATTATGTTTTTGCGCGCCAATGCTTTGGCCCGTGGCCATAGTGGGATTCGTGTTGAGGTGGTGGAAAAGATATTGGAGTTTCTCAACCACGATGTGGTGCCGGTCATTCCCCAGCAGGGAAGTGTGGGAGCCAGTGGCGATTTGGCTCCTCTGTCTCACTTGGCCCTGGCTCTAATGGGCGAAGGTGAAGTGTGGGACGGTAAGAAGCACATCCCATCCATGGATTTATTGAACAAAAAGGGCATTGCTCCTTTGGAATTGCAGGCCAAAGAAGGGCTGTCCTTAATCAACGGCTGTCAGGTAATGACGGCTGTGGGGCTTTTGAATTGCTACGAGGCCCGCCGCCTGGCTTGGATGGTGGACCTGGGTGGCGCCATGTCTTTGGAAGCTCTGCAAGGCTCGCGTAAAGCCTTTGATCCTTTAATTGCTTCAGAACGTCCCCACCCTGGTGAGGCGAAGACAGCGAGAAATCTTTTGAAATTGTTGGGTCCCACCTCGCAGATTGGTGAAAACCACGCCAGTTGCACGCGGGTCCAGGACGCCTATTCTTTGCGCTGTATGCCCGCAGTCCATGGTGCTGCCAAGGATACTCTTCGCAATACGTGTCGGACTTTAGAGATCGAAGCCAACTCCAGCACCGACAACCCCCTGGTCTTTGCTGAGGAGAACAAGGTACTGAGTTGTGGCAACTTTCACGGTGAGCCGGTGGCTTTTGCTCTCGACTTTTTGGGTATTGCCATGAGTGCCATGTCGAGTATTTCAGAGTGTCGAATCGAAAAACTCATCAACCCGGCCATGAGTGGATTACCCGCCTTTTTGGCGCCAAAGGGTGGTTTGAATAGTGGCATGATGATTGTTCAGGTGTCGGCCGCCTCTTTGGTGTCGGAAAATAAGATTTTGTCTCACCCGGCATCGGTGGACAGTATTCCCACCTCAGCGGACAAAGAGGATCATGTGAGTATGGGAACCATTGCTTCGCGAAAGCTGGGGCAGATTGTGCGTAATGCGGAGAACATTGTCGCCATGGAACTTCTTTGTGCTTCACAGGGCTTGGGCCTGCTCGCACCGATGAAGGCAGCCGCCGGCGTGAACGCCGCCTACGAGACCATTCGTCAAAGTGTGCCCTTTGCCGAAGAAGACCGAGTGTTTTATCGTGATATTGAAGCGATTAAAGAAATGATCCGCTCAGAAGATCTGCTCAACAGCATACATAACAGCGTGGGAGACTTGGAATGGTAG
- the lptG gene encoding LPS export ABC transporter permease LptG, whose product MSIIDRYIAGKFLLFFLGGLIVFATIFLAFDSLTSMVRHDVGSDVLIRFYTYYLPAILYQMIPVACLIATVFTLSSLNRSQELVALFSVGMSLARVSLPILVMVALVAGFNFWMGDRLIPKFNQKKNFVYYVEIKKRPGLYSTVKTNKIWYRSENVLFNIKTLNAEKATAQGLSLYYFDAEWNLIQLIAAKTVHMAGSTWELDEGTVTLFAKESSFPLTKSFDKKVIEMNEEVADLQSSESSSDTMSLNSLSKFIAKNKEAGLDTLRYEVDFHSKMSFPFAALVMSLMGLPFSVTRQRSGGTFLNVSLCIGLAFVYWTLYSSAITLGRHGAMPPFIAAWAPNLLMTIGAAVLFLRLRK is encoded by the coding sequence ATATCCATTATCGATCGCTACATCGCGGGCAAGTTCCTGCTCTTTTTTTTGGGCGGTCTGATTGTTTTTGCCACCATCTTTTTGGCCTTTGACTCATTGACCTCGATGGTTCGCCACGACGTTGGCAGTGACGTTCTCATTCGCTTTTACACTTATTATTTACCGGCAATTCTTTATCAGATGATTCCTGTGGCCTGTTTGATTGCCACAGTTTTCACTCTTTCTTCTCTCAACCGCAGTCAGGAGTTGGTGGCCCTGTTTAGCGTGGGTATGAGTCTGGCACGGGTGAGTTTACCCATCTTGGTGATGGTGGCTTTGGTAGCAGGGTTCAATTTTTGGATGGGCGATCGGCTGATTCCCAAATTTAATCAGAAAAAGAACTTTGTTTATTATGTGGAGATCAAAAAGCGGCCCGGTCTGTATTCAACCGTAAAGACCAATAAGATTTGGTATCGGTCGGAAAACGTTCTGTTCAATATTAAAACTCTCAATGCGGAAAAGGCCACGGCTCAAGGTTTGAGCCTTTATTATTTCGATGCCGAATGGAACCTGATTCAATTGATCGCCGCCAAAACGGTGCACATGGCAGGCTCCACTTGGGAGTTGGACGAAGGCACGGTGACTTTGTTTGCCAAAGAGTCTTCCTTCCCTTTGACCAAGTCCTTCGATAAAAAGGTGATCGAGATGAACGAAGAGGTGGCTGACTTACAGTCTTCGGAGAGCTCTTCGGACACCATGTCTCTTAATAGTCTGAGTAAATTTATTGCTAAGAACAAAGAGGCGGGTTTGGATACTCTTCGTTATGAGGTCGACTTTCACAGCAAGATGAGCTTTCCATTTGCGGCTCTTGTCATGTCTCTTATGGGATTGCCCTTTAGCGTGACTCGCCAGCGATCAGGTGGGACCTTTCTCAATGTCTCACTTTGTATTGGCCTAGCCTTCGTCTATTGGACTCTTTATAGTTCAGCCATTACTTTGGGTCGCCACGGAGCCATGCCTCCCTTTATTGCCGCCTGGGCGCCCAACCTATTGATGACCATCGGGGCAGCGGTTCTTTTCTTGCGTTTGCGTAAGTAA
- the def gene encoding peptide deformylase, whose amino-acid sequence MAKLEILKFPDPRLRKKSVAVKEVTSELKQLAEDMLETMYSFSGIGLAAPQVNHQVRLLVTDTRPRENGRYKIEDMTELEQAIEQPLVIFNPVVVSKKGKTTYDEGCLSVPTYYETVQRAELIEVEGLNLDGETFRFQMDGLLAICIQHEIDHLDGKLFIDRLSPIKSNRIKSRIKKFGYPDPEKEDDDQDDGDTEEANL is encoded by the coding sequence ATGGCCAAATTGGAGATATTGAAGTTTCCCGATCCGCGTCTGCGGAAGAAGTCCGTAGCCGTTAAAGAGGTCACGTCTGAGCTCAAGCAGCTGGCGGAAGATATGCTGGAAACCATGTATTCATTTAGCGGCATCGGTTTGGCAGCCCCGCAGGTCAATCACCAGGTTCGTCTTTTGGTGACGGACACCCGACCGAGAGAAAATGGCCGTTATAAAATTGAGGATATGACGGAGCTGGAACAGGCGATTGAGCAACCCTTGGTGATTTTTAATCCCGTAGTCGTAAGCAAGAAAGGCAAGACCACCTACGATGAAGGATGCCTGAGCGTTCCCACCTACTATGAAACCGTGCAGAGGGCGGAACTGATCGAGGTCGAGGGCCTGAACCTGGATGGTGAGACGTTTCGCTTTCAAATGGATGGCCTGTTGGCCATTTGCATCCAGCACGAAATCGACCACCTTGACGGCAAACTATTTATTGATCGTTTAAGCCCCATTAAGTCCAATCGAATTAAGTCGCGCATCAAAAAATTTGGTTATCCTGATCCGGAAAAAGAAGACGATGATCAGGACGACGGAGATACAGAAGAAGCAAACTTGTGA
- the hutU gene encoding urocanate hydratase → MVGRTVKAPKGLELNCKGWLQEAAYRMIQNNLDPIVAEDPENLIVYGGRGKAARNWDCFDRILTALKELENDETLLVQSGKPIGVLKTHADAPRVLLANSNLVPKWANWEVFDELDKKGLMMYGQMTAGSWIYIGTQGIIQGTYETFVEAGRQHFGGDLKGKVILTAGLGGMGGAQPLAGVFAGASVLAVEVDPTRIQKRLDTKYVDEVAENLEDALAKIAKYRSDGAAKSVALLGNMATVIHELRAKGFKPDLLTDQTSAHDPLNGYIPEGYSVDEAAKLRNSDPKAYLQKSKAAIAKHVQGMLAMQKDGAITFDYGNNIRAVAQEEGVTNAFDIPGFVPEYIRPLFCKGSGPFRWVALSGDTNDIQVTDDALRELFPHKTHLLKWLDMAEERIAFQGLPARICWLEYGERAKAGLKFNELVAQGKVKGPIVIGRDHLDCGSVASPNRETEGMKDGSDMIADWPILNAMVNTACGATWVSFHHGGGVGMGYSLHAGQVIVADGTPEAAARLERVLTADPAMGVFRHIDAGYEDSVQVAKERGVKSLWI, encoded by the coding sequence ATGGTAGGAAGAACAGTAAAGGCCCCTAAAGGTCTTGAGCTCAACTGCAAGGGCTGGCTGCAGGAAGCTGCTTACCGCATGATTCAAAACAATCTGGATCCCATTGTCGCCGAAGATCCAGAGAATCTCATCGTCTATGGTGGACGTGGCAAAGCGGCCCGTAACTGGGATTGCTTTGATCGCATCCTCACGGCTCTTAAGGAACTGGAAAACGACGAGACCTTGCTCGTGCAGTCGGGAAAGCCCATTGGTGTATTAAAGACTCACGCGGATGCCCCTCGGGTTCTATTGGCTAATTCTAATTTGGTGCCTAAGTGGGCCAACTGGGAAGTCTTTGACGAATTGGACAAAAAAGGCCTGATGATGTACGGCCAAATGACGGCGGGCTCTTGGATTTACATTGGCACCCAGGGAATTATCCAAGGGACTTATGAGACCTTTGTTGAAGCCGGTCGCCAACATTTTGGTGGCGATCTCAAAGGCAAAGTCATTTTGACCGCAGGTTTGGGCGGTATGGGCGGAGCCCAGCCATTGGCTGGTGTTTTTGCTGGCGCAAGCGTTTTGGCTGTCGAAGTGGATCCAACGCGCATTCAAAAACGACTTGATACCAAGTATGTGGATGAAGTGGCGGAGAATCTAGAAGATGCATTGGCGAAAATTGCCAAATATAGGTCCGATGGGGCAGCCAAGAGTGTCGCTCTGCTTGGTAACATGGCCACTGTGATTCATGAATTAAGGGCCAAAGGTTTCAAACCTGATCTTTTGACCGATCAGACTTCGGCCCACGATCCTCTTAATGGCTATATTCCCGAAGGCTACTCGGTCGATGAGGCCGCCAAGCTTCGTAACTCTGATCCCAAGGCCTATTTGCAAAAATCCAAGGCCGCCATTGCCAAGCATGTGCAAGGAATGTTGGCCATGCAAAAAGACGGCGCCATCACCTTTGACTACGGCAACAACATTCGCGCTGTGGCCCAAGAAGAAGGGGTGACCAACGCCTTCGATATTCCCGGCTTTGTGCCCGAGTACATTCGCCCCTTGTTTTGTAAAGGCAGTGGGCCCTTTCGTTGGGTGGCCCTCAGTGGTGACACCAATGATATTCAGGTCACCGACGATGCCTTGCGCGAGCTTTTTCCCCACAAGACCCATCTGCTCAAGTGGCTCGATATGGCTGAAGAGCGCATTGCCTTTCAGGGATTACCTGCGCGCATTTGCTGGCTTGAGTACGGCGAAAGAGCCAAGGCCGGTCTGAAGTTTAATGAGCTTGTCGCTCAAGGCAAAGTCAAAGGACCAATTGTGATTGGGCGCGACCATTTGGATTGTGGTTCTGTGGCCAGCCCCAATCGGGAAACTGAAGGCATGAAGGATGGCTCGGACATGATTGCCGATTGGCCCATTCTCAATGCCATGGTGAACACCGCTTGTGGTGCGACCTGGGTAAGCTTTCACCACGGTGGTGGTGTGGGCATGGGCTACAGTCTTCATGCAGGTCAGGTCATTGTCGCTGACGGAACTCCCGAGGCTGCGGCTCGATTGGAGCGCGTTCTCACTGCTGACCCGGCCATGGGTGTTTTTCGTCACATTGATGCTGGCTATGAAGACTCCGTGCAGGTTGCCAAAGAAAGGGGAGTGAAATCCCTTTGGATCTAA